TCCCATTTAAATTATTATCAACTCTATAACATAAAAACTAAAAAGTTAAAATAAATTGGAGAAAATTTTCACAAAATGAAGAGACCCTCCTGAGCCTTAGGGTCTCAAAAAATTAATTTTTTATGTCTTAAAGATATGAAGAATAAATCTTTTTAGGGCCTCAAATCCTCTTTTTTCTTTACAAGATAAAGGAAAAATAATTTTCTCAGGAAGGGATAATTCTTTGAGATAAATATTCTTTTGAGCCTCCAGCTCTCCCTTTGAAAGGGTATCTATTTTGTTGAGAACAACTATAAAGGGTTTATTCAAGGCCTTAATAAATTTGATAAGTGCTCTATCCAGAGGGTCTGGTTTTCTACGAATATCAAAAATAAGAATAAGCAGTCTGAAATCCCTTATGCTCTGTAAATATCCTTCGATAAGCTTTTGCCAGTTAAGATAGACTTCTTTAGAGACTTTGGCAAAGCCATAACCAGGAAGATCAACCATAAGAAACCTTCCATCTATTAGAAAAAAATTTAGAGCCTGTGTAAAACCAGGTGTTGAGGAGACTCTGGCTAATTTACGGGTATTGAATAGGGCATTTATGAACGAAGACTTTCCCGCATTGGATCTTCCAAGAATAACAATTTCTGGGTATTCTGGGGGAGGTAAATCTTCCAGTTTATAAACACTTTTAACAAATTCAGCCCTTTTAAACATTGCTAAGAAAAGCAGGGGTTTAAGTAAGCCGGGTTCTGTTCTGAGGATGGGTTTTCCTCAGGGCGGTTATTTCTCTTGAGCCAAGGTTACCCTTGGCTTCAAGCGGCCTACCTGAGCCCATTTGGGCGGGGCACCCTTAGGCTCCCTTTGGCCTTGCTCCGGATGGGGGTTACCGTGCCAGGCTGAGTTACCTCAGCCTGCGGTGGGCTCTTACCCCACCTTTTCACCCTTGCTCGCACCCTGCCTCATTCAAGACAGGGCCGCTTGCGGTCTCTTTTCTGTGGCCCTTTCCAGGGATTACTCCCTCCGGGTATTACCCGGCATCCTCCCCTCTGGAGCCCGGACTTTCCTCACAGGAAGCACTCCTTCCTGCGCAACCGCCTCTTAAACCCCTGCCTTTCTTAAATTTAAAAGCTTCTTTTCCCTTTTCAAGAGGTTACATGCGTCCATATCT
This window of the Caldimicrobium thiodismutans genome carries:
- the yihA gene encoding ribosome biogenesis GTP-binding protein YihA/YsxC; this encodes MFKRAEFVKSVYKLEDLPPPEYPEIVILGRSNAGKSSFINALFNTRKLARVSSTPGFTQALNFFLIDGRFLMVDLPGYGFAKVSKEVYLNWQKLIEGYLQSIRDFRLLILIFDIRRKPDPLDRALIKFIKALNKPFIVVLNKIDTLSKGELEAQKNIYLKELSLPEKIIFPLSCKEKRGFEALKRFILHIFKT